One Rhodoferax ferrireducens T118 DNA segment encodes these proteins:
- a CDS encoding solute carrier family 23 protein: protein MPLFNWTVKSASVLQQGGVIAPDERLPWPQTAVMGMQHVIAMFGATVLAPILMGFDPNLAILMSGIGTLIFFVVTGGKVPSYLGSSFAFIGVVIAATGYAGKGLNPNIGVALGGIIACGAAYTAIGLLVQVVGTNWIEKLMPPVVTGAVVAVIGLNLASVPIKNMAASNFDSWMQAVTFVCVALVAVFTRGMVQRLLILVGLIVATAVYAVLTNGLGLGKALDVSTLLNAAWIGAPGFAAPVFEPKAMLMIVPVAIILVAENLGHLKAVSAMTGKNMDPYMGRAFIGDGIATMVSASAGGTGVTTYAENIGVMAATKIYSTALFLVAALLAVVLGFSPKFGAIIAAIPLPVMGGVSIVVFGLIAVAGARIWVQNKVDFADNKNLLVAAITLILGTGDFTLKFGGFALGGIGTATFGAIFLYALLNRKR, encoded by the coding sequence ATGCCTTTATTCAACTGGACCGTCAAAAGCGCCAGCGTTTTGCAGCAGGGCGGCGTCATTGCCCCCGATGAGCGGCTGCCGTGGCCGCAAACCGCCGTCATGGGCATGCAACACGTGATCGCCATGTTTGGCGCCACCGTGCTGGCCCCGATCCTGATGGGCTTTGACCCCAATCTGGCGATTTTGATGAGCGGCATCGGCACGCTGATTTTCTTTGTTGTCACCGGCGGCAAAGTGCCCAGTTACCTGGGCTCCAGTTTTGCCTTTATCGGCGTGGTCATTGCCGCCACCGGCTATGCGGGCAAAGGACTGAATCCGAATATCGGCGTGGCGCTGGGCGGCATCATTGCCTGCGGCGCCGCCTACACGGCCATCGGCCTGCTGGTGCAGGTGGTGGGCACGAACTGGATTGAAAAGCTGATGCCGCCGGTGGTCACCGGCGCCGTGGTGGCCGTCATCGGGCTGAACCTGGCCAGCGTGCCGATCAAGAACATGGCGGCCAGCAACTTTGACAGCTGGATGCAGGCCGTCACCTTTGTCTGCGTGGCACTGGTGGCCGTGTTCACGCGCGGCATGGTGCAGCGTTTGCTGATTCTGGTCGGCCTGATCGTGGCCACCGCGGTGTACGCCGTGTTGACCAACGGGCTGGGCTTGGGCAAGGCGCTCGATGTGTCGACCCTGCTGAACGCGGCCTGGATCGGCGCCCCCGGCTTTGCCGCCCCCGTGTTCGAGCCCAAGGCGATGTTGATGATCGTCCCGGTGGCCATTATTCTGGTGGCCGAGAACCTGGGCCACCTCAAGGCCGTGTCCGCCATGACCGGCAAAAACATGGACCCTTACATGGGCCGCGCCTTCATCGGCGACGGCATCGCCACCATGGTCAGTGCCAGCGCGGGCGGCACCGGCGTGACCACCTATGCCGAAAACATCGGCGTCATGGCCGCCACCAAAATCTACTCCACCGCGCTGTTTCTGGTGGCGGCTCTGCTGGCGGTGGTGCTGGGCTTTAGCCCCAAGTTCGGTGCGATCATCGCGGCCATTCCACTGCCCGTGATGGGCGGCGTGAGTATTGTGGTGTTTGGCCTGATTGCCGTGGCCGGCGCCCGTATCTGGGTGCAAAACAAGGTGGACTTTGCCGACAACAAAAACCTGCTGGTCGCTGCGATCACGCTGATTCTGGGCACCGGCGACTTCACGCTCAAGTTTGGCGGTTTTGCCCTCGGTGGCATCGGCACCGCCACCTTTGGCGCCATCTTTCTGTACGCGCTGTTGAATCGCAAGCGCTAA
- a CDS encoding BON domain-containing protein, whose translation MRTRFELLALSTALAALTALSVGCSKAPEATGASASGASTPSTTVGTVIDDSIVTASVKAALLADPDLKGFDFKVVTRKGEVQLSGFVDKQTQIDIAVTVAGAVTGVKSVQNNVSLRSVAPTVGGKVDDTLITAKVKTALLADESIKSLDIAVITRQGDVQLSGFVNNQSQIDRAIAVVSGIAGVSHVSNEMSIKK comes from the coding sequence ATGCGAACCAGATTTGAATTATTGGCTTTGAGCACCGCGCTGGCGGCCTTGACGGCGCTGTCTGTCGGCTGCAGCAAAGCGCCGGAGGCGACCGGCGCATCGGCGTCAGGCGCGTCGACGCCGAGCACGACGGTCGGCACCGTGATTGACGACAGCATCGTGACCGCCAGCGTCAAGGCGGCGCTGCTGGCCGACCCGGACCTCAAGGGTTTTGACTTCAAGGTGGTCACCCGCAAGGGCGAAGTCCAGCTCAGCGGCTTTGTTGACAAACAGACACAAATCGACATCGCCGTCACGGTCGCTGGCGCAGTGACAGGGGTCAAGAGCGTCCAGAATAATGTCAGCCTGCGCAGCGTAGCGCCGACGGTTGGCGGCAAGGTGGATGACACCTTGATCACGGCCAAGGTCAAGACGGCTTTGCTGGCCGACGAGAGCATCAAGAGCCTCGACATTGCCGTCATCACGCGTCAAGGTGACGTTCAACTCAGTGGCTTTGTCAACAACCAGAGCCAGATTGATCGCGCCATCGCGGTGGTCAGCGGCATTGCCGGCGTGAGCCATGTCAGCAATGAAATGAGTATCAAAAAGTAA
- a CDS encoding glycine zipper 2TM domain-containing protein: MKIIQKYSVGVLAAALVVLSGCAGMTHQEKGTAAGAVIGGVVGSASGGGVLGTAAGAAVGGVIGHEVTK; this comes from the coding sequence ATGAAAATCATCCAAAAATATTCAGTCGGCGTGCTGGCAGCAGCACTTGTCGTTCTCAGCGGTTGTGCCGGCATGACCCACCAGGAAAAGGGCACCGCCGCCGGTGCCGTCATCGGTGGCGTCGTCGGTAGCGCCTCCGGCGGCGGCGTTTTGGGCACCGCGGCTGGCGCGGCAGTGGGCGGCGTGATCGGTCACGAAGTGACCAAGTAA
- a CDS encoding hotdog fold thioesterase, with translation MLIWKRPISVAELTAISVNTAVDHLGMEFLEVGEDFIRARVPVDHRTQQPYGLLHGGVSVVLAETLGSCGAAYASPAGQLAVGLDINANHLKGVTSGWVTGTARPVHIGRTTQVWQIDLQNDAGELTCVSRITMAVLPPR, from the coding sequence ATGCTTATCTGGAAACGACCGATCTCGGTGGCTGAACTCACCGCGATCAGCGTCAACACGGCGGTTGACCACCTGGGAATGGAATTTCTGGAGGTGGGTGAGGACTTCATCCGGGCGCGCGTGCCGGTGGATCACCGCACCCAGCAGCCCTACGGTTTGCTGCACGGCGGCGTGAGCGTGGTGCTGGCCGAAACCCTGGGGTCATGTGGCGCCGCCTACGCCAGCCCGGCCGGGCAACTCGCCGTCGGGCTGGACATCAACGCCAACCACCTCAAGGGTGTCACCAGCGGCTGGGTCACCGGCACCGCCCGCCCGGTGCACATCGGCCGCACCACCCAGGTCTGGCAGATCGACCTGCAAAACGACGCCGGTGAGCTGACCTGCGTGTCGCGCATCACGATGGCGGTGCTGCCGCCGCGTTAA
- a CDS encoding DUF2130 domain-containing protein — protein MTEPTIICPNCRTEIKLTESLAAPLLAATRQQFEAQLARKDHDIAQRESAMREKEKALTDAKRDLDEQVADQVASQLKTERSRVAAEEAKKARAAAANELEAKARELAELRGVLTVQDAKLAEAQQAQAEVIKQQRELDDAKRELDLTVEKRVQTSLSEVRTLAKREAEDGMKLRVAEKDQTIASMQQKIEELKQKAEQGSQQLQGEVQELELENLLRAKFPFDLIEPVPKGEFGGDALHRVNSQSGVLCGSILWESKRTRNWSDGWLPKLREDQRCAKAEVCVLVSQVLPKGVETFDLVDGVWITSPRVAIPVAIMLRQALLQISQTRALSDGMQTKTEMVYQYLTGPRFRQRVEAIVEAFSSMQDDLDKERKVIMKQWAKRQEQIERVMGATVGMYGDLQGIAGKSLQEIEGLELSALEMKR, from the coding sequence ATGACCGAACCCACCATCATCTGCCCCAACTGCAGAACAGAAATCAAACTGACCGAGTCGCTGGCAGCGCCGCTGCTGGCCGCCACCCGCCAGCAATTCGAAGCGCAACTGGCCCGCAAAGACCACGACATCGCCCAGCGCGAAAGCGCCATGCGCGAAAAAGAAAAAGCGCTGACGGATGCGAAACGTGATCTGGACGAGCAGGTGGCCGACCAGGTCGCCAGCCAGCTCAAAACCGAACGGTCCCGCGTTGCCGCAGAAGAGGCGAAAAAGGCCAGGGCGGCAGCGGCCAACGAGCTGGAAGCCAAAGCCCGTGAACTGGCGGAACTGCGAGGCGTGCTCACGGTGCAAGACGCCAAGCTGGCTGAGGCCCAGCAGGCGCAAGCCGAGGTCATCAAGCAGCAACGCGAACTCGACGACGCCAAGCGCGAGCTGGACCTGACCGTTGAAAAGCGCGTGCAGACCAGCTTGAGCGAAGTGCGCACGCTGGCCAAACGTGAAGCCGAAGACGGCATGAAGCTGCGCGTGGCCGAAAAAGACCAGACCATCGCCTCCATGCAGCAAAAGATTGAAGAACTCAAGCAAAAAGCCGAGCAGGGCTCGCAGCAACTGCAAGGCGAAGTGCAAGAGCTGGAGCTGGAAAACCTGCTGCGTGCCAAATTTCCGTTTGACCTGATTGAGCCGGTGCCCAAGGGCGAGTTTGGCGGCGACGCCCTGCACCGCGTCAACAGCCAGAGCGGCGTTCTCTGCGGCAGCATCCTGTGGGAATCCAAACGTACCCGCAACTGGAGCGACGGCTGGCTGCCCAAGCTGCGTGAAGACCAGCGCTGCGCCAAGGCCGAAGTCTGCGTGCTGGTCAGCCAGGTGTTGCCCAAAGGCGTGGAAACGTTTGACCTGGTGGACGGTGTCTGGATCACGTCCCCACGCGTGGCAATACCCGTGGCCATCATGCTGCGCCAGGCCTTGCTGCAAATCAGCCAGACCCGCGCCCTGTCTGACGGCATGCAAACCAAGACCGAGATGGTTTACCAGTACCTCACCGGCCCGCGCTTCAGGCAGCGCGTGGAAGCGATTGTGGAGGCCTTCTCATCCATGCAGGACGACCTGGACAAAGAGCGCAAAGTCATCATGAAGCAATGGGCCAAGCGCCAGGAGCAGATTGAGCGCGTGATGGGCGCGACCGTGGGCATGTATGGCGACTTGCAGGGGATTGCGGGGAAATCGCTGCAGGAGATTGAGGGGCTGGAGTTGTCGGCGCTGGAAATGAAGCGGTGA
- a CDS encoding chalcone isomerase family protein: MSTRNSLKQLLAIGLLALVSVLPSWAAEVGGVKIDEAVTVEGQPLKLNGAGVRTKFVFKVYAMGLYLTDHKTTPSDIQALAGPKRVTIVMLREVASDELAKTFVAGLNNNSNAAEKAKVSDQTQKFEKMFTTVPVVKKGDVITLDWLPATGTVSQLNGKPLGEALPDAAFYNAVLRIWLGEKPVDDALKSALLGAK, translated from the coding sequence ATGAGCACTCGAAACAGCCTCAAGCAACTGCTGGCGATCGGACTGCTGGCACTGGTCAGCGTGCTGCCCAGTTGGGCGGCAGAAGTCGGCGGCGTCAAAATTGACGAGGCGGTCACGGTCGAGGGCCAGCCGCTCAAGCTCAACGGCGCGGGCGTGCGCACCAAGTTCGTTTTCAAGGTTTATGCCATGGGGCTGTACCTGACGGACCACAAGACAACACCCAGTGACATCCAGGCGCTGGCCGGTCCGAAGCGCGTCACGATTGTCATGCTGCGCGAAGTCGCCAGCGACGAATTGGCCAAGACCTTTGTTGCGGGTTTGAACAACAATTCAAACGCGGCAGAAAAAGCCAAAGTCAGCGATCAAACGCAGAAGTTTGAAAAAATGTTCACCACCGTCCCAGTGGTCAAGAAGGGCGACGTGATCACGCTGGACTGGCTGCCCGCCACCGGCACGGTGAGCCAATTGAACGGCAAGCCCTTGGGCGAGGCCTTGCCGGATGCCGCGTTCTACAACGCCGTCTTGCGAATCTGGCTGGGCGAGAAGCCGGTTGACGACGCACTCAAGTCCGCGCTGCTGGGCGCCAAGTGA
- a CDS encoding thioredoxin family protein translates to MTPAALPSPAAVLVVCLCAEWCGVCRDYRQRFAQVQTQFPGVRFLWIDVEDEAELLDPLDVEDFPTLLLAVGDRPHFFGPLTPQTDTLARLVRSLIEDSSSPALADPSLTALVARLRAAHPFL, encoded by the coding sequence ATGACCCCTGCCGCCCTGCCGTCGCCCGCCGCCGTCCTCGTTGTTTGCCTGTGCGCCGAGTGGTGTGGCGTGTGCCGCGACTATCGCCAGCGCTTCGCCCAGGTGCAGACGCAATTCCCCGGCGTGCGGTTTCTGTGGATTGACGTCGAAGACGAGGCCGAGCTGCTGGACCCGCTGGACGTGGAAGACTTTCCGACCCTGCTGCTGGCCGTGGGCGACAGGCCGCATTTTTTCGGGCCCTTGACGCCGCAGACGGACACGCTGGCGCGCCTGGTCCGATCGCTGATCGAAGACAGCAGCTCGCCCGCCTTGGCCGATCCGTCGTTGACAGCGCTGGTGGCCAGGCTACGTGCCGCCCATCCCTTTTTGTAG
- a CDS encoding acyl-CoA dehydrogenase family protein translates to MLLLNPRHLVRNYPDQRSREIMEKTVAFFEKTGLTKLKADFHGAVWYEDFLNFCKEEGIFASMMTPAEHGKEGEHAVWDTWRVCGFAEILGFYGLPYWYAYQVSVLGIGPIWMSKNKKAQAKAKRLLDEGGIFAFGLSEKEHGADIYSSDMIVTQLEDGSYRACGGKYYIGNANQARMVSTFGKMADTGEYIYFVADSQHPKYELVKNVVYSQNYVAEFRLHDYPLTEEDILHHGDDAWNAALNTVNVGKYNLGWASIGICTHAFYEAFDHAANRHLYKLTVTDFPHVRQLFTDAYARLVAMKLFALRAADYMKAASNEDRRYLLFNPIQKMKVTTQGEEVINLLWDVIAAKGFEKDMYFAMAAVEIRGLPKLEGTVHVNMALIIKFMANYFFAPAEYPEVPRRDEGSNDSFLFDQGPTKGLGKIKFHDYHIAYDSVDSPNLSVFKAQIETFKQMAMLAPPTPAQAKDIDFLLTVGEMFTLVVYGQLVLENARIYKIEPELLDQVFDFMVRDFSKFALQMYSKPSSTEGQMAQCLKMIRKPVTDDVRYARVWSEHVSKMQGQYKMPD, encoded by the coding sequence ATGCTGCTGCTCAATCCACGCCATCTGGTTCGCAACTATCCCGATCAACGCTCACGCGAGATCATGGAGAAAACGGTTGCCTTCTTCGAGAAAACCGGCCTGACCAAGCTCAAAGCGGATTTTCATGGCGCGGTCTGGTATGAGGATTTCCTCAACTTCTGCAAGGAAGAAGGCATTTTTGCCTCCATGATGACGCCCGCCGAGCACGGCAAGGAAGGCGAACACGCGGTCTGGGACACCTGGCGCGTTTGTGGTTTTGCCGAGATTCTGGGCTTCTATGGACTCCCCTACTGGTACGCCTACCAGGTCTCGGTGCTGGGCATCGGCCCCATCTGGATGAGCAAGAACAAGAAGGCGCAGGCGAAGGCGAAACGCCTGCTTGACGAAGGCGGCATTTTTGCCTTCGGCCTGTCCGAGAAAGAGCATGGCGCCGACATCTACTCGTCCGACATGATCGTCACCCAGCTGGAAGACGGCAGTTACCGGGCCTGCGGCGGCAAGTACTACATTGGCAACGCCAACCAGGCGCGCATGGTGTCCACCTTCGGCAAGATGGCCGATACCGGGGAATACATTTACTTTGTCGCCGACTCGCAGCATCCCAAGTACGAACTGGTGAAAAACGTGGTCTACAGCCAGAACTACGTCGCCGAGTTCCGTTTGCATGATTACCCTTTGACTGAAGAAGACATCCTGCACCACGGTGACGATGCCTGGAACGCCGCACTCAATACCGTCAACGTCGGCAAATACAACCTCGGCTGGGCCTCCATCGGCATTTGCACCCACGCCTTTTATGAGGCTTTCGATCACGCCGCCAACCGGCATCTGTACAAGCTGACGGTGACGGATTTTCCACATGTGCGCCAGCTCTTTACCGATGCCTACGCGCGCCTGGTGGCGATGAAACTGTTCGCACTGCGCGCGGCTGACTACATGAAGGCAGCCTCCAACGAGGACCGGCGCTATCTGTTGTTCAACCCGATCCAAAAAATGAAGGTCACCACGCAAGGTGAAGAGGTCATCAACCTGCTGTGGGATGTGATTGCCGCCAAGGGTTTCGAGAAAGACATGTATTTTGCGATGGCCGCCGTCGAGATTCGCGGCTTGCCCAAGTTGGAGGGCACGGTGCATGTCAACATGGCGCTCATCATCAAGTTCATGGCCAACTACTTCTTCGCGCCAGCCGAGTATCCAGAAGTGCCGCGCCGCGATGAGGGCAGCAACGACAGCTTCCTGTTTGACCAGGGCCCGACCAAGGGCCTGGGCAAAATCAAGTTTCACGACTATCACATCGCCTATGACAGCGTCGATTCCCCTAACCTGAGCGTTTTCAAGGCGCAGATTGAGACCTTCAAACAAATGGCGATGCTGGCGCCGCCCACGCCAGCGCAGGCCAAAGACATCGACTTCCTGCTGACCGTGGGCGAGATGTTCACGCTGGTGGTGTATGGCCAGTTGGTTCTGGAGAATGCCAGGATTTACAAGATTGAGCCCGAATTACTTGATCAAGTATTCGACTTCATGGTGCGCGACTTCTCCAAGTTCGCGCTGCAGATGTACTCCAAACCCAGCAGCACCGAAGGCCAGATGGCGCAGTGCCTGAAGATGATCAGGAAACCGGTGACCGACGACGTGCGCTACGCCAGGGTCTGGAGCGAGCATGTGAGCAAGATGCAGGGGCAGTACAAGATGCCCGATTGA
- a CDS encoding FeoA family protein produces MLLSQLSNGAHAVVQRVLPSSADVGAATLRRLGELGFIAGEPVQVLRRGPGGREPLAVQVGETLFALRLLEAQCIEVQAMDVCVN; encoded by the coding sequence ATGCTCTTATCTCAACTTTCCAACGGTGCGCACGCTGTTGTTCAGCGGGTGCTGCCGTCCAGCGCCGACGTCGGTGCGGCGACGCTGCGACGTTTGGGTGAACTGGGTTTTATCGCCGGTGAGCCGGTGCAGGTGTTGCGCCGTGGCCCGGGCGGGCGCGAGCCGCTGGCGGTGCAGGTCGGCGAGACGCTCTTTGCCCTGCGCCTGCTTGAAGCCCAATGTATTGAAGTGCAGGCGATGGATGTCTGCGTTAACTGA
- a CDS encoding glycine zipper 2TM domain-containing protein has protein sequence MKTMNKAGSVLALAALLALGGCQNMTPPNTYDSGTAYPQSSSGAGAYTGYGVVQSIDLVRQGGSTGIGGAIVGGVVGGILGHQVGSGQGNTAATVLGAAGGAYAGHEIEKRNQPQADAYKFTIRMRDGSYQTVTQTSIDDIRVGDRVRIDNGVARRY, from the coding sequence ATGAAAACCATGAATAAAGCCGGATCAGTTCTCGCCCTGGCAGCGCTGCTGGCGCTCGGCGGTTGCCAAAACATGACCCCCCCCAATACCTACGACAGCGGGACGGCTTACCCGCAGTCCAGCTCCGGCGCAGGCGCCTACACCGGTTATGGCGTGGTGCAGTCGATTGACCTGGTCCGCCAGGGCGGCAGCACCGGCATCGGCGGCGCCATCGTGGGCGGTGTTGTGGGCGGCATCCTCGGCCATCAGGTGGGTAGCGGCCAGGGCAACACCGCCGCGACCGTACTCGGCGCGGCCGGCGGCGCCTATGCCGGCCACGAAATTGAAAAACGCAACCAGCCGCAGGCCGATGCCTACAAATTCACCATCCGCATGCGTGATGGTTCCTACCAGACCGTGACGCAAACCAGCATCGACGATATTCGCGTCGGGGACCGCGTGCGGATCGACAACGGCGTCGCGCGCCGCTATTGA
- a CDS encoding AbrB family transcriptional regulator, whose amino-acid sequence MFASPFRAMTALWWSVLLLISAVLGWALTALHLPAGVLLGCMLAGIVLSSQEIRLGIPTTLFALAQGVVGCLMAKSLQPSTLAKVASDWPIFLGATFSIVAASAALGWLLMHRQVFPGTTAVWGLAPGAASAMVLMAEAYGADVRLVAFMQYLRVAVVTAVAALVAHFWTTRAAPMTPEVHWFAVINPGDLGWTLLLAFAVSSIAGWLHIPGGPMVVPLVLGAALQAMGWLVIELPPALLAVSYAVIGWSIGLRFTRAILRHALRALPAVLGSIFALMGVGLVIAVGLTQWAGHDPLTAYLASSPGGADSVAIIAATSAVDAGFVMAMQLARFLMVLVLGPRVSKFVATQSRTDR is encoded by the coding sequence ATGTTTGCCAGCCCTTTTCGCGCGATGACTGCCCTTTGGTGGAGCGTCCTTCTTTTGATCAGCGCGGTCTTGGGCTGGGCGCTGACCGCACTCCATTTACCGGCAGGCGTGCTACTGGGTTGCATGCTGGCGGGCATTGTGCTGTCGTCCCAGGAGATTCGGCTTGGCATCCCCACCACCCTGTTTGCGCTGGCGCAAGGGGTGGTTGGCTGCCTGATGGCCAAAAGCCTGCAGCCCTCCACGCTGGCCAAGGTGGCCAGTGACTGGCCCATTTTTCTGGGCGCCACGTTCTCGATCGTTGCTGCCAGCGCGGCCTTGGGCTGGCTCCTGATGCACCGCCAGGTGTTCCCGGGAACGACGGCGGTATGGGGCCTGGCACCGGGTGCGGCCTCGGCCATGGTGCTGATGGCCGAGGCGTACGGGGCCGATGTGCGGCTGGTCGCCTTCATGCAGTATTTGCGCGTGGCCGTGGTGACGGCGGTGGCCGCGCTGGTCGCGCATTTCTGGACCACACGGGCCGCGCCCATGACACCTGAAGTGCATTGGTTTGCGGTGATCAACCCAGGCGACCTGGGCTGGACGCTGCTGCTCGCCTTTGCCGTTTCAAGCATCGCGGGCTGGCTGCATATTCCCGGAGGTCCGATGGTGGTTCCGCTGGTTCTGGGGGCGGCATTGCAGGCCATGGGCTGGCTGGTGATTGAACTGCCACCCGCGCTGCTGGCCGTTTCCTATGCCGTGATCGGCTGGAGCATCGGCCTGCGTTTCACCCGTGCCATCCTGCGGCACGCCTTGCGTGCCCTGCCCGCGGTGCTGGGGTCGATCTTTGCGCTGATGGGGGTGGGCCTTGTCATCGCCGTGGGGCTGACCCAATGGGCCGGTCATGACCCGCTGACGGCCTATCTGGCCAGCAGTCCTGGCGGTGCCGATTCCGTGGCCATCATCGCCGCCACCAGTGCCGTCGACGCCGGCTTCGTGATGGCGATGCAACTCGCGCGCTTTCTGATGGTGCTGGTCTTGGGTCCGCGCGTGTCCAAATTTGTTGCGACGCAATCACGCACCGACCGATGA
- the feoB gene encoding ferrous iron transporter B, whose translation MSQSLGVEPTLPIRCIALVGNPNCGKTALFNLLTGARQKVANYAGVTVERKVGLVHLHNGQTVSVVDLPGAYSLTAATPDEQVTLEVIEGRRAGEDTPDAIVAVVDATNLRMNLRLVLELKRLGRPLLVAVNMADVARAQGLKIDLARLAIELGLPVVETVAIKHNGHAQLLAQLEQHLAQPWPSAPASTASASSADLQREVRRILALVAPLAPTLGRFQYRLDAVVMHPVWGLVVLAAVLFLIFQAVFSWANWPMDAIKGAMAAVGDWILAHMASGPLRSLLVDGVVAGVGGVLVFMPQILILFFFILLLEDSGYLPRAAFLLDNLMGKVGLSGRAFIPLLSSFACAIPGIMATRTIANWKDRLATIMVAPLMTCSARLPVYALLIGAFVPERRLGGLSLRGLTLFGLYVAGVVSAMGVAWVFKRVWMKDGYQPLMLELPPYRRPSLRNLAQGLWERAHIFLRRVGGIIFALMVVLWFLSTYPAPPAGWDAAQGPAIQYSFAGMMGHALQWIFAPIGFNWQISIALVPGMAAREVVVGALGTVYALSGVDASVADALSPVIAQGWSLATAYALLAWFVFAPQCLSTLAVVRRETNSWRYPLFMAAYLFVLAYAAAFATYRITLWLGG comes from the coding sequence ATGTCCCAATCTCTTGGCGTCGAGCCGACACTCCCGATCCGCTGCATTGCGCTGGTGGGCAACCCCAATTGCGGCAAAACGGCGCTCTTCAACCTGCTCACCGGGGCGCGCCAAAAGGTGGCCAATTACGCGGGTGTCACGGTCGAGCGCAAGGTCGGTCTGGTCCATTTGCACAACGGCCAAACGGTGTCGGTGGTGGATTTGCCGGGGGCCTACAGCCTGACCGCCGCCACGCCGGACGAGCAGGTGACGCTGGAGGTGATCGAGGGCCGCCGCGCTGGCGAAGATACGCCCGATGCGATTGTGGCCGTGGTGGATGCCACCAACCTGCGCATGAACTTGCGCCTGGTGCTCGAGCTCAAGCGGCTGGGGCGGCCGCTGCTGGTGGCCGTCAACATGGCGGATGTGGCGCGCGCCCAAGGGCTCAAGATTGACCTGGCACGTCTGGCGATCGAGTTGGGGCTGCCGGTGGTGGAAACCGTGGCCATCAAACACAACGGCCACGCCCAGCTGCTGGCCCAACTGGAACAACACCTGGCGCAGCCCTGGCCCAGCGCGCCCGCCAGCACGGCCTCCGCCAGTTCGGCCGACTTGCAGCGCGAAGTGCGCCGCATCCTGGCCCTGGTGGCGCCGCTTGCCCCGACGCTGGGGCGGTTCCAGTACCGGCTCGATGCCGTCGTCATGCACCCGGTGTGGGGGTTGGTGGTGCTGGCGGCGGTGTTGTTCCTGATTTTTCAGGCTGTTTTTTCCTGGGCCAATTGGCCGATGGACGCGATCAAGGGCGCAATGGCCGCCGTGGGCGACTGGATTCTGGCGCATATGGCGAGCGGACCCTTGCGCAGCCTGCTGGTGGACGGTGTGGTGGCCGGCGTCGGCGGTGTGCTGGTGTTCATGCCGCAGATCCTGATTCTGTTCTTCTTCATCCTGCTGCTCGAGGACTCGGGCTACCTGCCGCGCGCGGCCTTCCTGCTCGACAACCTGATGGGCAAAGTGGGCTTGTCCGGGCGCGCCTTCATTCCGCTCTTGTCCAGCTTTGCCTGTGCCATTCCCGGCATCATGGCCACGCGCACCATTGCCAACTGGAAAGACCGCCTGGCCACCATCATGGTGGCGCCACTGATGACCTGCTCGGCCCGCTTGCCGGTCTATGCCTTGCTGATTGGCGCTTTTGTGCCGGAGCGCCGCCTCGGCGGGCTCAGTTTACGCGGCCTGACCTTGTTTGGCCTGTACGTGGCCGGCGTCGTCTCGGCCATGGGCGTGGCCTGGGTCTTCAAGCGGGTCTGGATGAAAGACGGCTACCAGCCGCTGATGCTGGAATTGCCGCCGTACCGCCGGCCCAGCCTGCGCAATCTGGCGCAGGGCCTGTGGGAGCGCGCCCACATTTTCCTGCGCCGGGTCGGCGGCATCATCTTTGCGCTGATGGTGGTGCTGTGGTTTCTGTCCACCTATCCGGCACCACCAGCCGGCTGGGATGCAGCCCAGGGCCCGGCCATCCAGTACAGCTTTGCCGGCATGATGGGCCATGCGCTGCAGTGGATCTTCGCGCCGATTGGCTTCAATTGGCAAATCTCGATTGCGCTGGTGCCCGGCATGGCCGCGCGTGAAGTGGTGGTGGGCGCCTTGGGGACCGTGTATGCCCTGTCGGGCGTCGACGCCTCGGTGGCCGATGCTTTGTCGCCGGTCATTGCGCAGGGCTGGTCCCTGGCCACCGCCTACGCGCTGCTGGCTTGGTTTGTGTTTGCGCCGCAGTGCCTGTCCACGCTGGCGGTGGTGCGGCGTGAGACCAACTCCTGGCGTTATCCCTTGTTCATGGCTGCGTACCTGTTTGTGCTGGCCTATGCGGCGGCGTTTGCGACTTATCGCATCACTTTGTGGTTGGGGGGCTAG